In Eubalaena glacialis isolate mEubGla1 chromosome 2, mEubGla1.1.hap2.+ XY, whole genome shotgun sequence, a single genomic region encodes these proteins:
- the BCL2A1 gene encoding bcl-2-related protein A1 — protein MNDSEFGYIHMLAQDYLKYVLQIPQPGSGPSKTSRVLQDVAFSVQNEVEKNLKPFLDNIDVVSIDTARTIFNQVMEREFEDGIVNWGRIVTIFAFEGILIKKLLGERIAPDVDTYKEISYFVAEFITKNTGEWIRQNGGWENGFVKKFEPKSGWLTFLEVTGMICEILCLLKQYY, from the exons ATGAACGACAGCGAGTTTGGCTATATTCACATGCTGGCCCAGGACTACCTGAAGTACGTCTTGCAGATACCACAGCCTGGATCTGGTCCAAGCAAAACATCCAGGGTGTTACAAGACGTTGCTTTCTCAGTCCAAAACGAAgttgaaaagaatttgaaaccATTCTTGGACAATATTGATGTTGTGTCCATAGACACCGCCAGAACAATATTCAACCAAGTGATGGAAAGGGAATTTGAAGATGGCATCGTTAACTGGGGAAGGATTGTGACCATATTTGCATTTGAAGGTATTCTCATCAAGAAACTTCTAGGAGAGCGAATTGCCCCAGATGTGGACACTTACAAGGAGATTTCTTACTTTGTTGCAGAGTTCATAACCAAAAacacaggagaatggataaggcAGAACGGAGGCTGG GAAAATGGCTTTGTAAAGAAGTTTGAACCCAAATCTGGCTGGCTGACTTTTCTGGAAGTTACAGGAATGATCTGTGAAATATTATGTCTCCTGAAGCAGTACTATTGA